A section of the Mesobacillus jeotgali genome encodes:
- a CDS encoding YokU family protein: MMPKCEWCSSENTKNITDKVYWELPDGTHAIQINETPAVHCLDCDITYQTELITKEIEDQLFLIDTKKLARVVTFEELMAQPRLLKRNYFDFSS, from the coding sequence ATGATGCCAAAATGTGAGTGGTGCAGCAGTGAAAATACCAAAAACATAACTGACAAAGTTTATTGGGAACTGCCGGACGGTACACATGCAATTCAAATAAATGAAACTCCTGCAGTCCATTGTCTTGATTGTGACATTACCTACCAGACCGAGTTGATCACAAAAGAAATCGAAGACCAGCTATTTTTAATTGATACAAAAAAACTTGCCAGGGTAGTCACCTTTGAAGAATTGATGGCCCAGCCAAGATTGCTGAAGCGGAATTACTTTGATTTTTCTTCATGA
- a CDS encoding sporulation protein, which produces MSFFNKVFASVGIGAAKVDTKLEKDRVMPGEEVRGVVEIRGGNTEQKIDDIYLSLHTTYIKESDDRKYTATAQIDRFRLTQSFIIQENETKEIPFSFRLPLEMPLTLGRTKVWVSTGLDIKNAIDPGDKDYLMVVPNQLMQGVFNAVSDLGFRLREADCEQAPRHLRRNLPFIQEFEFVPSSGPFRGRLDELELVFYPNSENEVEILMQVDRRARGIGGFLSEAMGMDETYVRMNIHASDLPSLQHTLQNAIGRYC; this is translated from the coding sequence ATGTCATTCTTTAACAAGGTTTTTGCCAGTGTCGGAATCGGTGCAGCTAAAGTCGATACGAAGCTTGAAAAGGATCGAGTAATGCCAGGAGAAGAAGTTCGCGGAGTTGTGGAAATTCGCGGAGGGAACACCGAACAGAAGATTGATGACATCTATTTAAGTTTACATACAACTTATATAAAAGAAAGTGATGACAGAAAGTATACAGCCACAGCGCAGATTGATCGCTTCAGGCTTACACAGTCATTCATCATCCAGGAAAATGAAACAAAGGAGATTCCATTCTCATTCAGACTTCCATTGGAAATGCCTTTAACATTGGGTCGAACGAAGGTTTGGGTATCTACAGGACTTGATATTAAAAATGCAATCGATCCTGGGGATAAAGACTATTTGATGGTTGTGCCAAACCAGTTGATGCAAGGAGTATTTAACGCTGTCAGCGACTTGGGATTCCGGCTGAGGGAAGCCGATTGCGAGCAAGCTCCAAGACATCTACGCCGGAATTTGCCTTTTATCCAGGAGTTTGAATTCGTGCCTTCATCTGGTCCGTTTAGAGGGCGTTTGGATGAATTGGAGTTGGTGTTCTATCCGAACAGCGAAAACGAAGTGGAAATATTGATGCAAGTTGACCGCAGGGCGAGAGGGATTGGAGGATTCTTGTCAGAGGCAATGGGGATGGATGAAACGTATGTGAGAATGAATATCCATGCTTCTGACCTGCCTTCGCTGCAGCACACACTACAAAACGCCATTGGCCGCTATTGTTAA
- the ablA gene encoding lysine 2,3-aminomutase yields MKQTLYKPSRHWKDIELWKDVTEEQWNDWLWQLTNTIRTLDDLKKVINLTPDEEEGVRISTKTIPLNITPYYASLMNPDDPRCPVRMQSVPISKEIHKTKYDLEDPLHEDEDSPVPGLTHRYPDRVLFLVTNQCSMYCRYCTRRRFSGQIGMGVAKKQLDAAINYISNTPEVRDVLISGGDGLLINDNILEYILKNLREIDHVEIIRIGTRAPVVFPQRITENLCNILKKYHPIWLNTHFNTSIEITEDSKRACEMLANAGVPVGNQSVILAGINDSVAIMKKLMHDLVKIRVRPYYIYQCDLSEGIGHFRAPVTKGLEIIEGLRGHTSGYAVPTFVVDAPGGGGKISLQPNYLISQSPEKVVLRNFEGVITSYPEPENYVPGKAEGYFKQVYPDYEKKKSNTGIAAIMNDSEFNLIPEGLGRIDRREKYEEDPSHASLKDKREKRDELKEKKYMAQQKKTTQAPDIQETIPTAEGVE; encoded by the coding sequence ATGAAACAAACTTTATATAAGCCTTCAAGGCATTGGAAAGATATTGAACTCTGGAAAGATGTCACAGAAGAACAATGGAATGACTGGCTCTGGCAGCTTACTAATACAATCAGGACTCTAGACGATTTGAAAAAGGTTATCAATCTTACTCCAGATGAAGAAGAGGGTGTAAGAATCTCTACGAAAACAATCCCGCTGAATATCACACCATATTATGCTTCATTAATGAATCCGGATGATCCTCGCTGTCCGGTAAGGATGCAGTCAGTTCCAATCTCTAAAGAAATTCACAAAACTAAATATGATCTTGAAGATCCATTGCACGAGGATGAGGATTCACCTGTTCCAGGTTTGACACATCGGTATCCAGACAGGGTGTTGTTTCTCGTCACTAATCAATGCTCTATGTACTGCCGATACTGTACCCGACGCAGATTTTCCGGACAAATTGGCATGGGAGTTGCAAAAAAACAGCTCGATGCAGCAATCAACTATATCAGTAATACACCGGAAGTCCGTGATGTGCTGATTTCCGGCGGAGATGGCCTGTTAATCAATGACAACATCTTAGAGTATATTTTAAAAAACCTGCGAGAAATCGACCATGTTGAAATCATCCGCATCGGTACCCGTGCACCTGTCGTATTTCCGCAGCGGATTACAGAGAATCTTTGTAACATCCTCAAAAAATACCATCCAATCTGGCTGAATACACACTTCAATACATCGATCGAAATTACCGAGGATTCAAAGCGGGCATGTGAAATGCTTGCCAATGCAGGTGTCCCGGTTGGAAATCAATCGGTCATCCTTGCTGGCATTAATGACAGTGTCGCCATCATGAAAAAGCTGATGCATGACCTTGTGAAAATCCGTGTTCGTCCTTACTATATCTACCAGTGTGACCTGTCAGAAGGCATTGGGCATTTCCGCGCCCCTGTGACGAAGGGCCTTGAAATCATTGAGGGCTTGAGAGGGCATACATCCGGCTATGCCGTCCCTACATTTGTAGTCGACGCACCCGGGGGAGGCGGAAAAATTTCGTTACAGCCAAATTACCTGATTTCCCAGAGTCCGGAAAAGGTTGTCCTTCGGAATTTTGAAGGCGTGATCACTTCCTATCCTGAGCCAGAAAACTATGTTCCTGGCAAAGCTGAAGGATATTTTAAACAAGTATATCCTGACTATGAAAAGAAAAAATCTAATACTGGAATTGCAGCAATCATGAATGACAGTGAATTCAACTTGATTCCAGAGGGCCTTGGCAGGATTGACCGAAGGGAGAAGTATGAGGAAGACCCTTCACATGCATCGCTTAAGGATAAGCGTGAAAAACGTGATGAGCTGAAGGAAAAGAAATACATGGCCCAGCAGAAAAAAACAACTCAAGCCCCGGATATCCAGGAGACAATCCCGACAGCAGAGGGGGTTGAATGA
- a CDS encoding YozE family protein — protein MYKSFYHFLMKYRTTKPNDPISRFANSAYDDLSFPKNSEDYDEISSYLEMNGQYPESMTVFDEAWEEYLISES, from the coding sequence ATGTATAAAAGTTTTTACCACTTTTTGATGAAATACAGGACCACAAAACCAAATGATCCAATCAGCAGGTTCGCAAACTCTGCATATGATGACCTTTCTTTCCCTAAAAACTCGGAAGATTATGATGAAATTAGCAGCTATCTGGAAATGAACGGTCAATATCCGGAAAGCATGACTGTCTTCGATGAAGCATGGGAGGAATATTTGATAAGTGAAAGCTGA
- a CDS encoding YozD family protein has protein sequence MKEIEVIIDTEEIAEFFFHELVKRGYVPTVEELEEMADITFEYLIEKCIIDEEEELD, from the coding sequence GTGAAAGAGATTGAGGTTATAATCGATACAGAGGAGATTGCTGAATTTTTCTTTCATGAACTTGTTAAAAGGGGATACGTTCCCACCGTGGAAGAACTTGAAGAGATGGCGGATATTACATTTGAATATCTGATTGAAAAATGCATCATTGATGAGGAAGAAGAACTGGATTAG
- the deoD gene encoding purine-nucleoside phosphorylase, which translates to MSVHIGAKENEIAETVLLPGDPLRAKYIAETFLEDAKLYNEVRNMFGYTGTYKGKRVSVQGTGMGVPSISIYINELMNSYNVQNLIRVGTCGAIQKDVKVRDVILAMSSSTDSQMNRLTFGGVDYAATANFDLLYKAYNTGLEKGLNLKVGNVFTADQFYNDNADMEKWAQYQILAVEMETTALYTLAAKYNRKALSILTVSDHILTGEETTAEERQTTFNDMIEVALEAAIKE; encoded by the coding sequence ATGAGTGTACATATTGGTGCTAAAGAAAATGAAATCGCAGAAACGGTATTGCTCCCTGGGGATCCGTTAAGAGCAAAATATATTGCTGAAACATTTCTTGAGGATGCAAAGTTATATAACGAAGTCAGGAATATGTTTGGCTACACAGGAACATATAAAGGAAAAAGAGTTTCTGTTCAGGGTACAGGCATGGGCGTACCGTCCATTTCCATTTATATCAATGAATTGATGAATAGCTATAATGTCCAGAACCTTATTCGTGTAGGCACATGCGGCGCTATCCAAAAGGATGTCAAAGTCCGTGACGTGATCCTGGCAATGAGCTCTTCTACTGACTCTCAAATGAACCGACTTACATTCGGCGGAGTGGACTATGCGGCAACGGCAAACTTTGATTTATTGTACAAAGCATACAATACAGGCCTTGAAAAAGGTTTAAACCTTAAAGTAGGAAATGTATTCACTGCTGATCAGTTTTACAATGACAATGCCGATATGGAAAAATGGGCACAGTATCAAATCCTTGCGGTTGAAATGGAAACTACAGCGCTGTATACACTGGCTGCCAAATACAATCGTAAAGCACTTTCAATCCTTACTGTCAGCGACCATATCCTGACTGGTGAAGAGACTACAGCTGAAGAACGCCAAACAACCTTCAATGACATGATTGAAGTAGCGCTCGAAGCGGCAATCAAAGAGTAA